The sequence ATAGAAACATGCAGGTTGTTTATTACCATCATTCTTGAATGTCTACTATCGTGATTCATTTCAACAAGCTAAGAAGTCACTTAGCAAGATATGTAATAGGGATACACTGCACATTGATTTCAGATGTGATTTAGAGTACATACAAGGGGTTGTTTGGTCTCTTAACCAACTGACATCAAGTAAGGACCCTTCGGAGTAAGACCTCCAAATTAGAAACAAATAGGAGACAAGCTTGCAAGGATGATTATATATCTCTTTGGAAAATTTTGAACCAGCAGCACGATAAGCAATCATCAAGTGTGTTGCATTAGGAATTTTCAGATATCCACAAATGCCAAGGAAGTTGCAAATAATTGCTTGATTTTCTTCTTAAATCTTCATTGATAAGAATAATACAACCGGACCGAATGTTCTTATGCACAATCACAAGCCAGGATCTTATTTATAGATTCCTAAACTAGCCGTTCATTACCGCTGGCTGTTTCAACACCCTAGAATTTTGTAAGCATTTGAATAGCTTCATGATACATTATAGCGTTCTTTTTTGTTGACAAAGGATAGCTGGAGTGGAAGAGCATCCTTTTCCATCATCTTGCCTGTTGTTTCCTGACTTCCTTTTGAGCCTGGAGCATTCggaatttaataagaaatctcATAATGTACGACTGGAAGAACGTGTGTGAAGGAAAGAGAACCAGaacaaaatgagaaaaaaacaCAAACACAGCAACAAGAAAAAGCTTCATCTCAGGTTGAAAGGCAATGCACACTTCGGTCTCCTTCTTACCACTTTGATGACCCTTGCAAAAGCTTCTGGTCCATATTTTTCGATGTATTGCTCCACCGACTTTCTAGCGTCAAGGGTCATCATCTGCAGCACCTTTCTCTGCTCTTCCGTGTATCCTGGGCTCACATAACTCCCAATCTTGACATATTTCCGCACATAATTTTCATGGATGTAGGCAGCTCCATTAAAGATTGGCAGCACCAACCACAAGCAGAACACAAGTTTCATGTAAGGCCAAAGAGGAAACCTGTTATATAAGGATTGATTTAATCTCTTGTTAAATCTGCCAAATAACTGACTGCAACATGAAAAGCAGTATATATCTAATTACCATTGGAGAAGTTTCCAGCAGGAGAGTTCGAAAAGTGTGATTAACGAATACAACATCCAATATGTGAGCCATTGTTGATCATCTAGTGGAGTAGGGCTCTCAATGGCACGCATCGACGCATATCTGATCACCAAATTTTGTAAGAGTTTGTAAATATGAATACTACTACATCTTTAAAAGGATATCTTATACATGCCGGTGCCATTGGACGCTTACAGAGGATATAGCAGCATCACCCCTGGACTGAAACACACGAATCAACCGTCAGCTTCAATGTCAAGTAAACGTTCGATGCACGAAAATAGATTCTAAATTTTTGTATAGTAAAAAGACAAGTCCAAAAACGACACAAGGGAAACGGAAACTAGCTCCAAAAAATGTGAAAAAAAATAGCTGGCTCATCTCTGCATCATAAAATTGTTGCACTAAAGAGAATCATCTGAGTTATATAGCAATGTTTTAAGCATTATATTTACCATTCTACATGCATTGATTACTGAATGGTAGTTAAACTAGGGGTGGTAGTCCACATATCAGTTAGAACTTAGAACTATGGTgatctatttattattttaaataggattttttgcatgaatatctttctaaatatcgaattttgcatgaataccctttcaaattgatatttgcatgtataccctcttaaaatacttgttttgctattctacccttttttttattcttgtttttgtATATGCACCCATGCCATCCaacgccgttaaaaaataaCGGttccaaattaaaataactaaaataccaTTAATGGGTAGACGTGCAAATAGAAACATTTATAAGGGATCGCAATCACGGAGAAAAAGACAGAGACAATagcataatttcaaaattttattttatttttaattaatataaatactatatttcttaacaccgttagaacaaccgttatattaggggcatttgtacaataacagagttttatgagggtatacatgtaagtatcaattttggaaggatattcatgcaaaattcgatatttagaaaggtatccatgcaaaaaaaaccCTTTTAAATAAGAGGATGTATGCTGAATTAATCGTAAGGAATCTGGGCCCTATAGTTCATATTTGATGTCAACATTCAATCATTCTGTGGGGTGGGGTGTTTGTGGTTTATGCAGTGAATTATATGCTGAATTGCCTTACCCAATAAGTGCATCGAGATGCCTGCTAATGGTTCCCATAAGACCCATGAAAATTTGACTCTTTTAACTCTTGCACTCCTTCACGAGCAAGATGAGCAGCAAATCCTGAGAGTCTGAGACCTGAGAGCCTGAGGGGGGGAATGGTGGTGGCTCTTTTAAAGGGGTGCGCCGGGAGCCAAACAAACCAAAGCATTCTTAAGAGTACCGTTCGAGGTGTTCTTTCCTCCCTCGTGAAGAAAGGAGGGACAGAGGAGTCCGAGAGGAAGAGAATGAACGGAAAACCCGTTGCTTTCTGCATCAACTTGGCATAACTGCTGAAGGTGTATCGTGGGACATGACGGAATATCTTGGACTTACTTGCGTAATATGTTCCCTTTTTCACATCGTCAAGACCTTTCTTGCACGCAAGGTAATTTAGTAGGCTTCACTCAATTTAGAACACTTTTTTACTAAATTGAATATATTATCGAAGATCCATCCGCCGGCAATGGCTGGTGCGGTAATTTTTCGAAAGTCCAGGATTATTTTCGTAATGATGCAAATGGCTGGTACGGTAAtttgggtggttctatatacaccccccctattgctcaggacaccccccaaaaattaaaaaaaaattaaatactctctacaccccccccccatttgctaaggacaccctaacaaattaaaaattcctaaattaccccccaccctccccaccccctcacctaaattgctctctacaccccccaaaccccccccaccccgctcttcccctccaaaacacccgccggcttctcccttccgcccaaaaaacctcgcctcaagcacctcgccggcggccaaaccccctccgtctccctttgaactgttccgcccaaagcacctcgccaacgcccaaaacctccccgttcccccttctccctctcgtcgccggcattctgttcggctgcacagagccggacagaacccttctgttcggcactgtgcagccgaacagaagagtTCGggtgagggttgccgaacagaaggcttctgttcggcactgttcagccgaacagaagccttttgttcggcgatccagtgccgaacggagcacgaaccgtgaaaaaaaaaaaaattcgaaacaaggtggaacacgtacctttgctgccgattcttcgtcccaaatcactagttgcttgtccatgcttcgaatggggcttaaatctccttcaaagatcgcctaaacgatgtaaatggatcgaggggtttaaggggggtttgaggggtgttttttttttcttttcaaaacgaaacggaggaggaggaaggggggggtgtactgagaaaatttcaagggcaatatggtaattacactaaaggttagtttgggtattttttttttggtttttggggggtgtccttagcaatagggggggtgtatatagaaccaccccggTAATTTTCTTTGGGAAGCTGAGGGATGTTTTCCCAATGACCCTcctccttccctttttttttctttttttttttttatattaaaaaacgGCGGCTCGCACGCAATGGATACGAATGcaaccaacaaaatcaaaaaaacagTAACTCACTAAAAAGCTCCAATCGGGATCCTTAGTTTTTCTATATAAAGCCCCCAAAGTGGTGGACAGCAAATGACGCAACCAAGTCAGCTGTGCCATTTGCCTTCCTATAGACATGCGTGGCCATGTAGGAGCCACACTCCTCAAAAAGTCTACAAATATCGCGGAGCAACGACCGTCCTTCCGCAACGCTTCTCCGACCTCGGATCCACTTGATCACCGTGGCGAAGTCATTCTCAAGGAGGAGACAATCTGTACCCAAGACGCGCCTCGCAAAGGTAATGCCTTCCCAAGCAGCTATGAGCTCGGCACAGACGGCAGACGTGTCGAAGATGCACTGACCCCTGGCCGCTACTAGTCTGACCTCATGGTCTCTGATGGTGAAGCCCATGCCGCTACAACTCCTACCGTCATCGACGCtgccatcaaagttcaccttgagataaCCAGGGAGCACCCAGAAGACGAGCATAGTTTGGACACTGCAAGAACAGAAtgggcccctcaaatttctccAGCCATCCTAAAAGGTGAAACCGTAGTAGCGCCAATAATCTCTGCTGCCTGCAGTAGAGCAGAATGGTCTTTTCTTCCCTTCGCTCGATCCATGTGAAACCGACGGAGATGAAGTGCTGGATGCACTCCATGACAGCGATGACAAAAGTGGTGGAGCGGTGCTCGATGGCAGCGGGGATGCCGGAGATGAGGAGGCGGTTGAGGGTGCCGAAGAGGGAGAACGAGGAGGAGgtgatcttcctcctcctctaccAGTTGGGAGCCCTTCTGCAGGCCTTCCAACAGTCGACTGCTGGGCGCAAAGTGTCCACCACCTCGCCCGCCTCGTCCACGATGCGCACTGCAAGAATGCCGCCTACTTCGACTTCCTCCTCCTCACCGCCATCGTCCTCAGTTGTAtcttattagcataattttagagacCACGTAATAATATgcattagcttttttttttttttatcgattggtattttctttattagcatgattttgtatcaacttatattatttttttatatggagTTTGCATACGAGTATATATAATGCCTCAAATATATTGAGTATGATggtagagaaaaataaaattatttttctttcttttttttgttttttataaatattttaacttacaatggcctcctcctcctctggaTGCCTTCTCCGCCCTCCTCGATCGTGACTCCACCCGGTGGCGCTGCATCACCGCTGCTGCTCTTAACCACTTCGATGCCTTCCGTGCAAGAAGATCGTCATCTTCCTTTCCACCTCCACTCTCTCTTCGGCGCCAAAGCTTCTTCCTCCTCACTCGCCTCCTCCTGCTTCTGGAGATGTAGGCGGGCGCCGGCGGCCCGCATCCACCGCCGACCGAGATGGGGTCGATGGAACATaggcaaaaataataaaatattttattttaaaaaaaaattaaggaggCCGGTAACGTGTTTACTTGCTACTAACCTGTtaacaataaaatattttaaatatcctAATATATTGAACGGTTCAAATatctcttaattttttataaaataatataaagcaGCGCTGACGTCGGAACTGGAGCCGTGTGATCATCCAGGATCTCTTCCATCCTGCTGCAAcctgaattctttttttttttggtacactaCCTGAATTTTTTTGAGTGGCATTTCTTCTGATTCTCCTGTTGCTTGTTCCTTGTATCTTCGGAGGAAGgcctgcttcttttttttcatttctaaCATCTCTCTgttcttatgttctttttccAGCTCTTTTCAATGATGTATGCATGCCTCTGCTTCTTTCCCGATAAAATTTGGTGAGTAGGTTATTAATC is a genomic window of Phoenix dactylifera cultivar Barhee BC4 chromosome 4, palm_55x_up_171113_PBpolish2nd_filt_p, whole genome shotgun sequence containing:
- the LOC103717206 gene encoding HVA22-like protein f, which gives rise to MGLMGTISRHLDALIGPGVMLLYPLYASMRAIESPTPLDDQQWLTYWMLYSLITLFELSCWKLLQWFPLWPYMKLVFCLWLVLPIFNGAAYIHENYVRKYVKIGSYVSPGYTEEQRKVLQMMTLDARKSVEQYIEKYGPEAFARVIKVAQKEVRKQQAR